Part of the Desulfobacterales bacterium genome is shown below.
GCGGTAGATACTGGTCATCGGGCCGATGATCTGCACACAGGCGGCCAGCTTTTGTTCCACCAGCCGCCCGGCGATCCGGGTGCCGTCCTCTTTACTCTCCACCGTGGTCATCACCTGTATGTATCCGGTCATTGTCCTTCTCCATTATTTATACGGTTACAACAATCGTCCATGGTAGTTGAAGGTAGATGCTGGCTTCCCTCCCCTTCCCCCTTGCAGTTCCCTGGCCAGGTTATTGAAAAAATTACGGTCGCGTTTGAGATAGGAGAGATCAACCACTCCATAGTCGAGTCCCATGGCCCCTAGCTCGGGCAACTGGGCCAGCAGGGAAAAAGGGCGGTCCGGCAGGGCCAGGGTCGCGCCCCAGCGCTGGACAAGTTCGTACGCCTCGCCCCTGGGGCTGACGAACCGGGCCTGGTAGCGGAAATGTTCCGCCCGCAGCCGGGCGGTGAACAGCGGAATCCGGCCGAACACGGTCATCCCCGGGGCCACTGCCGGCTTGCCGCCCTGGTGGCGGCAGATATCAGCAAGCGTTTTCTTGTCGACCTCAACCGCGATCTGGGCCCGCTGAAAACCGTTTTTTCCAAGCGCGGCCAGGGCAGCCGAGTTGAGCACGTTAAGGGTATAATCCCCGATCAGCCGCACATCCTTGATGTGGTTGAGCAAAAGCGTCTGACTGATATGACCGACCTGCCAGGATGTAAAACCGGCCCGGCCCATGAAGTCAATCGCCCGGCCGTAGAAGTCAAGGTCCTGCTCCAGGATGACCGGCGGCAGGGCCCAGATCAGCCGACGGCGCAGAGAGGCCAGTTTCCGGCCCATCTTTTCGGCCTGAGCAAAGGTCTCACGGCCCAAGGTGACCAGCACCTGTTCCGGCTTAAAGGGCAGCCGTTGGTTCAATCCCTGCATGGTATCAAGTTTGAGCCACAAAGGAAGAGTACCCTTCGAACGCCGCGGTTGCCGGGAGGATGGCGCCGGGCCCAGGGATGCAAGCACCGCTGCCACCTGTTTTCGATCCAGGAGCCGGGCTGTTTTCTTTTTAAACGGCCCGGGATCGATCAACCGCTGCCTTCTTTCCAGGGCTCTGCCCTGCCTGGTATCCACCAGATAGACCGGATCGCCGCTCTTCACCGGCTGTGGACAGTCAATGGTGATACGCTCGCCGGCGGTCGCGGTTTTAATTCCCGACCCGTTGGCCGCCTGGATCTTTTTCAGGGTAAACGAGAACCGCTCGCCGCTCTTTTCCCGGTGGACCCGCAGCCGGTCGCCCGCCTGGATGACCGCCCGGGTCATAAGCTGAGGCCGGCCCTGGCGCAGCCTTTCCACCTTGCCGAGAAAAACGCCGATATTTCCGGAATGATGCGGGGAAATAATATCGCGGGACTGGGGATTTTTAAAATAACCGGTGCAGGCGCGGC
Proteins encoded:
- a CDS encoding U32 family peptidase — translated: MTQDMEQQPGKKMELLAPAGTLAVFEVAVESGADAVYIGAPALNARALSRDFTWAELAALVDFARSRRVKLYVAMNSLVKEEEIPLAVETLARLSSLKADAVIVQDLGVYSLARNHFPGLRLHASTLFLAHNSLGVKKCSDLGFKRVVLARELCIKEIAAIHRQTPVELEVFVHGALCFAYSGLCLFSSSLGGRSGLRGFCVQPCRRRYTWENRGRKKGNQPGGYFFSMNDLAAVELLPELARAGVTSLKIEGRLRNAHHVGSVVKAYRTMLDAGPGDRGAALARARELLDLSMGRRACTGYFKNPQSRDIISPHHSGNIGVFLGKVERLRQGRPQLMTRAVIQAGDRLRVHREKSGERFSFTLKKIQAANGSGIKTATAGERITIDCPQPVKSGDPVYLVDTRQGRALERRQRLIDPGPFKKKTARLLDRKQVAAVLASLGPAPSSRQPRRSKGTLPLWLKLDTMQGLNQRLPFKPEQVLVTLGRETFAQAEKMGRKLASLRRRLIWALPPVILEQDLDFYGRAIDFMGRAGFTSWQVGHISQTLLLNHIKDVRLIGDYTLNVLNSAALAALGKNGFQRAQIAVEVDKKTLADICRHQGGKPAVAPGMTVFGRIPLFTARLRAEHFRYQARFVSPRGEAYELVQRWGATLALPDRPFSLLAQLPELGAMGLDYGVVDLSYLKRDRNFFNNLARELQGGRGGKPASTFNYHGRLL